Proteins found in one Rhodobacteraceae bacterium D3-12 genomic segment:
- a CDS encoding DUF6324 family protein yields MGINKETNIEANLQIGPTDKGMVRLYIEAGDMEIPMDFEPEEAEEIAEEIRAAAKAARLRG; encoded by the coding sequence ATGGGCATCAACAAAGAAACCAACATCGAGGCCAATCTGCAAATCGGGCCGACCGACAAGGGCATGGTGCGGCTTTATATCGAAGCCGGCGACATGGAGATCCCGATGGATTTCGAGCCGGAAGAAGCCGAGGAAATCGCCGAGGAAATCCGCGCGGCGGCCAAGGCGGCGCGGCTCAGGGGCTGA